From Anopheles darlingi chromosome 2, idAnoDarlMG_H_01, whole genome shotgun sequence, the proteins below share one genomic window:
- the LOC125951856 gene encoding cadherin-23 encodes MNTPNHSTSSSSSNDKLQREILRRTVCRLKWQLSAVQRLLAAAFLCLSLLVCTASSNRAPVFLIDDHAEIVIRLKEYPDTPVGTLIYKLRGYDADGDPLTFGVQKSADSNIIRLKQNTSSEAYVYLNHELDRETKEEYTLILTLSDGRLGEGNFVTQSFLLLVEDINDNEPIFKPFASVLEVAEDSPPGILTTLEATDRDEGAYGQVIYLIQGLSEENNVFSVATVNGKGVVRLARSLDYERQHFYHINVLAVDRAIQGRINTGTAALLVRVKDVEDQPPEFLVTQPVVRISEDAPIGSEVMRVKAVDGDRGINNRILYDISNNASELFEVDRLKGSVRTRQKLDREDSGNPINGAFILEIVATEESKLKPRPSATMEITVIVTDVNDEIPRFRSPGPYECEISENAQQNTLATFLEGSRNEVFDYDQGTNGTFLLALQPPSDIFEVIPKRAINEATFGIRVKNPALLDYERLREINLTIVASEIDTPARRNVAQIRVKVLDQNDNFPEFGRPIYEIDVPENVSTGTVLVQISATDVDSGSYGTRGIRYTNLTGSISSSLQLDPRTGIITVSSNEHQLFDREIIQKHYLTVEAQDNGGRGNRNTVQLILNLLDVNDNAPVFLQKRYEVRLKENAFEFESPITIEARDNDLEGSPNSAIEYRLLETHHSEHFHVGLKSGRLSVREAVDFEQLEGSTTDTRAISLTVEANDGGEPRLSTQVEVTVYVQDVNDHAPEFLEAQYAIEIPEDTMSGFPVLKVIAMDGDGSFPNNLVSYRIQQGAEGKFVIGAETGEISVTSGASLDPDLVGPDSMGTSGASYLLEVIASDGGNGGQQLQGSCLVNVTVTDVNNKPPVFVGPTAISVKENTPVGTEVYRLMANDPDESAMLRYYIDRSQSEGKTEEGVPVKLDDYDFAAAFVLDVNNGLLKISKLLDREKISEIKLVCMVEDVAAERGDQIASTVLKITILDENDNNPKFRKPFYKQSIAENSQYGVPVCTVVAEDADLNKTIKYSLEGDKSVLELLHIDDQTGEIVVRNRIDHEEYGWLNFSVRATDFGSPPRASFVEVFVQVLDENDNNPYFVDGVSDFYVSEGAPVGTEIAVITAKDLDSGDFGRITYILDRVSSKEKFSIDPEKGILRVAGSLDREETDQYMMAVEAWDNYPYGYLNGESRNAFKHILVHVTDDNDNAPVIQKPTGCSMITEYHNINEPIVKLRATDADDPTTGNGQISFDINDASGIFYIQQISPQSAEIYARGPLKNLYGNYTLDVIASDQGNTPNTVKDGVQICVADFNDHPPVFVVPSGNTTVKVFENTTVGKAFFQVHAYDEDVGENAIVRYRFKMDTTGNYKKFSIDKETGEISIASPLDREKQMIYDLRVEAYDQGVPTPLSSSVDLIVYVRDVNDNQPQFLLREISLNFTEHTIPQAERIRLPDTVEQDYLDPLEGATSSTTVCYYIVAGNDDGHFQLDPVSHELMVSKELDREVKSRFKLQIKATDDCTASGNVSAAPTGHGANLLKVTIYVNDINDNSPVFESKIFTGGISTSYQFGASILQLKAHDDDDGLNGLVRYYRLSEIRKTLAEGLDELRSDPFLVDADTGQVLLNFFPQKSMRGYFDFSVTANDSFGCADRAHVFIYLIREDQRVKFILRQRPSEIRDNINSFREILSNVSGCIVNIDDIRLHENPDGSVDRTKSDMFMHLVDQKNNSVLEVHEVLQLLDKHVEKLDRLFKEFNVLDTQASQLIQTPEMDELSVNIIWLFVTNLVLGSLLIVVIGLSVSQRLSYRRRLRAAKIAAYGTSGPSRAYQEVLGAVPNTNKHSMKGSNPIWISDGGVGGVTDIGEGAEWLKDEFDKCKDAIDAQYERSLSSGFFIDNCLQYEVSRKASTGDSGHVATVGNNYQIKRMNETAAYARNLETTEL; translated from the exons ATGAATACACCAAACCacagtactagtagtagtagtagtaacgaTAAGCTGCAGAGGGAAATACTCAGACGAACTGTCTGTCGGCTCAAATGGCAGCTATCGGCCGTGCAGCGGTTACTAGCCGCTGCATTTCTATGCTTAAGCCTACTCGTATGCACAGCCAGCAGTAACCGTGCTCCGGTGTTTCTGATCGATGATCACGCGGAGATAGTGATAAGGTTGAAGGAGTACCCCGACACGCCAGTCGGTACGCTGATCTACAAGCTGCGTGGCTACGATGCCGACGGTGATCCGCTCACGTTCGGCGTCCAGAAGAGTGCCGACAGCAACATCATAAGACTGAAACAGAATACCTCGAGCGAAGCGTACGTCTACCTAAACCACGAGCTCGATCGCGAGACGAAGGAAGAGTACACGCTCATCCTAACACTGTCCGATGGGCGGCTCGGTGAGGGTAACTTCGTCACGCAAagcttcctgctgctcgttgaaGACATTAACGATAATGAACCGATCTTTAAACCGTTCGCCTCGGTACTGGAGGTGGCCGAGGATAGCCCACCGGGCATATTGACGACGCTGGAGGCGACCGATCGTGACGAAGGTGCGTACGGACAGGTGATCTACCTCATACAGGGTTTGAGCGAAGAGAACAACGTGttctcggtggccaccgtcaATGGGAAGGGCGTTGTGCGGTTGGCACGATCACTCGACTACGAGCGGCAACACTTCTATCACATCAACGTGTTGGCCGTCGATCGTGCCATACAG GGACGCATCAACACGGGAACGGCTGCTCTGTTGGTGCGCGTGAAGGATGTCGAGGATCAACCGCCCGAGTTTCTGGTGACGCAACCCGTCGTCCGGATATCGGAAGATGCACCGATCGGTTCGGAAGTGATGCGAG TGAAAGCTGTGGATGGAGATCGAGGCATCAACAATCGGATTCTGTACGACATCTCCAACAATGCCAGCGAGCTGTTTGAGGTGGATCGTCTCAAAGGATCGGTCCGAACGCGCCAGAAGCTGGATCGAGAGGACTCGGGTAATCCCATTAACGGAGCGTTCATCCTGGAGATTGTGGCCACTGAGGAGAGTAAACTGAAG CCACGACCCTCCGCGACAATGGAAATCACGGTGATCGTGACGGATGTGAACGACGAAATCCCACGGTTCCGTAGCCCCGGGCCGTACGAGTGTGAGATCAGTGAGAACGCGCAACAGAATACACTCGCCACCTTTCTCGAAGGTAGCCGCAACGAAGTGTTTGATTACGATCAAGGGACGAATGGAACATTCCTCCTAGCGCTACAACCACCGAGTGACATTTTTGAGGTAATTCCGAAGCGTGCCATAAATGAGGCAACGTTTGGAATTCGCGTGAAGAATCCGGCGCTGCTCGATTACGAGCGGCTGCGTGAGATCAACCTAACGATCGTGGCTAGTGAAATCGACACACCGGCTCGCCGTAACGTGGCACAGATTCGTGTGAAGGTGTTGGATCAGAATGATAATTTCCCTGAATTTGGTCGTCCGATCTATGAGATCGATGTACCGGAGAACGTTAGCACGGgcacggtgctggtgcagatCAGTGCGACCGATGTCGATTCGGGTAGCTACGGTACGAGAGGCATCCGGTATACGAATCTAACCGGAAGTATCTCGAGTTCACTGCAGCTCGATCCACGCACGGGAATTATAACGGTCAGTTCGAACGAGCATCAGCTGTTCGATCGCGAGATCATCCAGAAGCACTACCTAACGGTGGAAGCGCAGGATAATGGTGGCCGCGGTAACCGCAACACGGTGCAGCTCATCCTGAACCTACTCGATGTTAACGATAATGCACCCGTGTTTCTGCAGAAACGGTACGAGGTGCGGTTGAAGGAGAATGCGTTCGAGTTCGAATCACCGATCACGATCGAGGCCCGGGATAATGATCTGGAGGGTTCGCCCAACAGTGCCATCGAGTATCGGTTACTCGAGACGCACCATTCCGAGCATTTTCACGTGGGACTCAAATCCGGGCGGCTATCGGTGCGTGAAGCGGTCGATTTCGAGCAGCTCGAAGGCAGCACCACGGACACTCGGGCCATTTCGTTGACGGTTGAGGCGAACGATGGAGGCGAACCACGGCTTAGCACCCAGGTGGAGGTTACGGTGTACGTGCAGGATGTGAATGATCATGCGCCCGAGTTCCTGGAGGCACAGTACGCCATCGAAATCCCGGAGGATACGATGAGTGGATTTCCGGTGCTGAAAGTGATAGCGATGGATGGGGATGGTTCGTTCCCGAACAATCTCGTCAGCTACCGGATACAGCAGGGTGCGGAAGGGAAGTTCGTTATCGGAGCCGAGACGGGTGAGATATCGGTGACGAGTGGCGCATCGCTCGATCCCGATCTCGTCGGTCCGGATTCGATGGGAACGAGTGGAGCATCGTATCTACTGGAAGTGATCGCTTCGGATGGTGGGAATGGTGGCCAGCAGCTACAGGGATCATGTTTGGTTAACGTTACCGTGACGGATGTCAACAACAAGCCACCGGTTTTCGTGGGGCCGACGGCCATCTCGGTGAAGGAGAACACACCGGTCGGTACCGAGGTGTATCGATTGATGGCGAACGATCCGGATGAGAGCGCGATGCTGAGGTACTACATCGATCGGAGCCAATCCGAGGGTAAAACCGAGGAAGGCGTTCCGGTGAAGCTGGATGATTACGACTTTGCTGCGGCCTTCGTGCTGGATGTCAACAATGGATTGCTTAAG ATTTCCAAGCTACTGGATCGTGAGAAAATCTCCGAAATCAAACTCGTCTGCATGGTGGAGGACGTGGCAGCCGAACGCGGGGACCAGATAGCGAGCACCGTGCTGAAGATAACGATCCTGGACGAGAACGATAACAATCCCAAGTTCCGTAAGCCGTTCTACAAACAATCGATCGCCGAGAACAGCCAGTACGGTGTGCCGGTCTGTACGGTGGTGGCCGAGGATGCCGATCttaacaaaaccatcaaataCAGCCTGGAGGGGGACAAGAGTGTGCTCGAGTTGCTGCACATTGATGATCAGACGGGTGAGATTGTGGTGCGGAATCGGATCGACCATGAGGAGTACGGTTGGTTGAACTTCTCGGTCCGGGCCACGGACTTTGGCAGCCCACCGAGGGCTTCGTTCGTGGAGGTGTTTGTACAGGTGCTGGACGAGAACGATAACAATCCGTACTTTGTCGATGGGGTGAGTGACTTTTATGTGTCCGAGGGGGCACCGGTTGGTACCGAGATAGCCGTCATCACCGCCAAGGATCTGGATTCGGGAGATTTCGGACGGATAACGTACATTTTGGATCGCGTTAGCTCGAAG GAAAAGTTTAGCATCGATCCGGAGAAGGGTATCCTTCGGGTGGCTGGATCGTTGGATCGTGAAGAGACCGATCAGTACATGATGGCCGTCGAGGCGTGGGATAACTATCCATATGGTTACCTGAATGGTGAAAGTCGGAATGCTTTCAAGCACATACT GGTACACGTAACGGATGATAACGATAATGCACCGGTCATCCAGAAGCCTACGGGATGTAGCATGATCACGGAATATCACAACATCAACGAACCGATCGTCAAACTACGGGCAACGGATGCCGATGATCCAACCACTGGCAATGGGCAGATCAGCTTCGACATTAATGACGCCTCCGGGATTTTCTACATCCAGCAGATCTCACCACAATCGGCTGAAATCTATGCCCGTGGACCGTTGAAAAATCTGTACGGTAACTATACGCTCGATGTGATCGCAAGCGATCAAGGCAACACCCCGAACACGGTGAAGGACGGTGTGCAGATTTGTGTCGCAGACTTTAACGATCATCCACCGGTGTTTGTGGTTCCTAGTGGCAATACCACCGTGAAGGTGTTTGAG AACACGACGGTTGGTAAGGCATTCTTCCAAGTGCACGCGTACGATGAAGACGTAGGGGAGAACGCGATCGTACGGTATCGGTTCAAGATGGACACAACCGGTAACTACAAGAAGTTCTCGATCGACAAGGAAACGGGTGAAATCAGTATCGCGTCACCGCTCGACCGAGAGAAGCAGATGATTTACGATTTGCGTGTCGAAGCGTACGATCAGGGTGTACCGACACCGCTCAGCAGCAGTGTCGATCTGATCGTTTACGTGCGTGACGTGAACGACAATCAGCCCCAGTTTCTGCTGCGAGAGATCAGTCTTAACTTTACCGAGCACACCATTCCCCAAGCGGAACGGATCCGGCTACCGGATACGGTCGAGCAGGATTATCTGGATCCACTGGAGGGTGCCACAAGCTCGACAACGGTGTGCTACTATATCGTGGCCGGCAATGACGATGGTCACTTCCAGTTGGATCCCGTATCGCACGAGCTGATGGTGAGCAAGGAGCTGGATCGCGAGGTAAAGTCTCGGTTCAAGCTGCAGATTAAGGCGACGGATGATTGCACCGCGAGCGGGAACGTTTCTGCGGCACCAACCGGACATGGAGCTAATCTGTTAAAGGTAACCATCTACGTGAACGACATCAACGACAACTCACCCGTGTTTGAGTCGAAAATCTTCACCGGAGGCATATCTACTTCGTACCAGTTCGGTGCATCGATCCTGCAGCTAAAG gcacacgacgatgacgatgggctGAATGGGCTGGTACGCTACTATCGGCTTAGCGAGATCCGCAAGACGCTCGCCGAAGGGCTGGACGAGCTGCGGAGTGACCCATTTCTGGTCGATGCCGATACGGGCCAAGTGTTGCTCAACTTCTTCCCGCAGAAATCGATGCGGGGCTACTTTGATTTCTCCGTCACGGCCAACGATTCGTTCGGTTGCGCCGACCGGGCACACGTCTTCATCTACCTCATCCGGGAGGACCAGCGTGTAAAGTTCATCCTACGGCAGCGACCGTCCGAAATCCGAGATAACATCAACAGCTTCAGAGA GATACTGAGTAACGTTAGCGGCTGTATTGTCAATATTGACGATATCCGGCTACACGAGAACCCGGACGGGTCGGTGGATCGTACGAAGAGCGATATGTTTATGCATCTCGTTGATCAGAAGAACAACTCGGTGCTGGAGGTGCACGAGGTATTACAGCTGCTGGACAAACACGTCGAGAAGCTTGACCGACTGTTCAAG GAATTCAATGTACTCGACACACAAGCCTCCCAGCTAATACAGACGCCCGAGATGGACGAGCTTTCGGTCAACATTATCTGGTTGTTCGTAACGAACCTGGTGCTCGGTTCGCTGCTCATCGTTGTGATAGGGCTTTCGGTTTCCCAGAGGCTGTCCTATAGGAGACGCTTACGTGCGGCCAAAATCGCTGCCTATG GTACATCGGGGCCAAGCCGTGCCTACCAGGAGGTGCTCGGTGCCGTACCAAACACCAACAAGCACAGCATGAAGGGTAGCAACCCGATATGGATCAGTGAcggtggtgttggcggtgtGACCGATATCGGTGAGGGCGCCGAATGGTTGAAGGATGAGTTCGACAAGTGCAAGGATGCGATCGATGCACAGTACGAACGTTCGCTCAGTTCGGGCTTCTTCATCGACAACTGTCTGCAGTACGAGGTGTCACGCAAGGCGAGCACCGGTGACAGTGGACACGTGGCGACCGTTGGCAACAATTATCAGATCAAACGGATGAACGAAACGGCGGCGTACGCCCGTAATCTCGAAACAACCGAGCTGTGA